The Staphylococcus haemolyticus region CAAGATATCTATATTTATATGTTCATTTTTCTCCAATTTACACACCCCTTATTTAAAGCTAGTTTAACATTTATTAATCTGTTGGTGCTATTTATTTCTAATCAAAAAAGCATTCTCAGAATTAATAATTTCTGAGAATGCTAATATATTTAACCAATTTGAACACGTTCTTTAGGATAATGGTATTTATCCGGTTCCTTACGTCCAGCTATCATAATAATAAATGAAATTAAACCAACACGACCTATAAACATTAATATCATTAGTATTACTTTAGTAAGTCCACTAATATCGTCTGTAACACCTAAAGATAGACCACATGTTCCAAAGGCTGACATGACTTCAAAGAATACTTGTAAAAATGTTAGATTTGTTTTTTCAGTAGCGAGAATAACAATCATACTTACAAATGTTAGAATTGATGCCATAGTAAATACGGCGAATGAACGTTGAATATCAACTACATGTATTTCTCGATTGAACACTTTTATAGCTGTTTTTTCAGCATTATTATTAAAGTTAATTACAAAGAGAATTAGTATCGCAAATGTAGTTGTACGTATACCACCACCAACTGAACTTGGAGATGAACCAATAAACATGAGGATACTCATTATTACATTCGTTGCATCACTAAAGTTTGTTACATCAATGGTTTGTAATCCAGCACTACGTGTTGTTGCAGATTGAAATAATGAATAAAATAAGGATTGATGCCAACTTAATCCTTTAAAAGCATGGTGATGTTCTAATGCTAATATGGCTAAAACACCAAAAACAAATAAAAATAGATATGTGCATGTAGTTATTTTGGTAAATAGTGAAAATCTAAAATGGCTGACCCTATTCCTTACATATGCTCTGATTTCAAGTAATACAGGAAATCCTATTGATCCTAATACGATTAGAAACATAACAATCGTTTGAACAAAATAATCCTTAGCGTAAGGTATTAATGATTGCCCTGTGATATCTAATCCACCGTTAGTAGTAGCAGAGACAGACACAAATAAACCTTGCATGAGTGCATTTTTCAAATCTGGATTATCTCTATAGAAATAAAATGCTAATAACAGTGCACCTATAAATTCTATTGTTAATATCGTTTTGATGATTTCTAATATCAGCTTAACGGTTCCACTCATTGTATCTTTATTATTATCTAACATAATTAATTGGCGTTCGCGGATACCTATATGTTTCCCTAACACAACCCATAGTACTGTACCAATCGCCATGACACCAATACCGCCTATATTAAGTATGATTAATATAATAATTTGGCCAAATGTTGAATATGTATCTACTATGTTAACGGGAGATAGTCCAGTAACACTAATGCCTGATACAGCAACGAATAGCGTATCGATTGGGCTAACATCCACACCATGTTTATGCACAAATGGGAGGTTTAATAATAAAAAAGCGACAACTATGGCTATCAAATAATATAAAACTATCCCCTGTTGAGGGCTAGATTTTTTAAGCAACTTACTGAAAATAGACACTCATTTGTCACCTCAACATTATTTCAATTTTATTCTTATCTCTTGAGATTTTCCTTCTCTATAAATTTTAGCCGACAATGTTTTTAAGTCTTGTCTATGATTAAAAATTATTTGTCTATACTGTAAATTATTTTGAATTGATTTACTATCTAATTCTACAACTACATCACCAATTTTTAAACCTGATTTTTTACCTAAACCATTTTCTTTTAACTTTTCTACTACGATTCCATTTTGAACATCTTCGGGCACTTTTAATAAATTTCTTTCATAAGGCATTAAATCTGAAACATTTTTAATTCCAATACCAGTATTGGGATATTGAATTTCACCTTTTTTCTCTAGTTCCTCAGCAATTTCTCGTGCAGCATCTATTGGAATTGCAAAGCCCATGCCTTCAATATTAGGCATATTTATTTTTAACGATACTAAGCCTACTAATTCTCCAACTCTATTGACGACAGCACCTCCTGAATTACCCGGGTTAACTGAAGCATCAATTTGAAATGTATTAACCCATTCATCATTCTTATTATCTTTATCGAAATCGACAGGTACTGCCCTATTTAATCCGGAAATAATACCTTTCGTCACTGTATTTTTAAAATCATTTCCAAGTGGATTACCAACAACTAGGATGGATTCACCTAGCTTTAAATGTTTTGAGTGACCTATTTTAATTGGCTGCATGTTTTTATTTTTTATCGTTGCTTTAAGCACTGCAATATCTGACCACATATCTCTCCCAACGACTGTAGCAGTAGCTGTTTTATCATCATCATATGTAATATTTACTCTTTTATTACTTCCAACTATATGTGTATTGGTTAAAATAAAAAAAGTATCGTCTACAGCTTTGTAGACGACACCTGAACCAACTTCATTATTTGAGTTTATATTTGTTTTATCAATTGTTTGTGTTGTTATGTTCTTAGGTGTGTCATTCTCAATTGTTACCACTGATTTAACAGCAGTTTCTGCATTCTTCATTGTTGTTGTGTATTTTGTATCATTATTACTACTTTGTTCAATACTACTATTTTGGTTCATCGTTGAGATAATTGCACTAATTAGTATAACAATTAATATGATTGCAACTACTATGACTATTTTAAGCCAATGCAAT contains the following coding sequences:
- a CDS encoding S1C family serine protease, translated to MDNDKKHVIPREQYRRKRHEYFHNEEREERLEREREQRERLAKKEQEQAKVNEERVKDNMRKARIEKLTQEEIHQQQHLAKLRSDNESDQELNDTNTHHLTLPEEQQLKNEHKENNDKVTKPTDEMEKQEKEDNNSASSKHDEIEPKYSRVEKNKGKQKQDNINKSEVNHLDKSEQTKKHKETKESSEDVLETNKSQKIEQKEQKASSNETSNKELNSYTKDKNNKVEDNQDLKKASSQNLAHSNKLEENEHLENEPKNNDTMDKVKDFLKLHWLKIVIVVAIILIVILISAIISTMNQNSSIEQSSNNDTKYTTTMKNAETAVKSVVTIENDTPKNITTQTIDKTNINSNNEVGSGVVYKAVDDTFFILTNTHIVGSNKRVNITYDDDKTATATVVGRDMWSDIAVLKATIKNKNMQPIKIGHSKHLKLGESILVVGNPLGNDFKNTVTKGIISGLNRAVPVDFDKDNKNDEWVNTFQIDASVNPGNSGGAVVNRVGELVGLVSLKINMPNIEGMGFAIPIDAAREIAEELEKKGEIQYPNTGIGIKNVSDLMPYERNLLKVPEDVQNGIVVEKLKENGLGKKSGLKIGDVVVELDSKSIQNNLQYRQIIFNHRQDLKTLSAKIYREGKSQEIRIKLK
- a CDS encoding TrkH family potassium uptake protein yields the protein MSIFSKLLKKSSPQQGIVLYYLIAIVVAFLLLNLPFVHKHGVDVSPIDTLFVAVSGISVTGLSPVNIVDTYSTFGQIIILIILNIGGIGVMAIGTVLWVVLGKHIGIRERQLIMLDNNKDTMSGTVKLILEIIKTILTIEFIGALLLAFYFYRDNPDLKNALMQGLFVSVSATTNGGLDITGQSLIPYAKDYFVQTIVMFLIVLGSIGFPVLLEIRAYVRNRVSHFRFSLFTKITTCTYLFLFVFGVLAILALEHHHAFKGLSWHQSLFYSLFQSATTRSAGLQTIDVTNFSDATNVIMSILMFIGSSPSSVGGGIRTTTFAILILFVINFNNNAEKTAIKVFNREIHVVDIQRSFAVFTMASILTFVSMIVILATEKTNLTFLQVFFEVMSAFGTCGLSLGVTDDISGLTKVILMILMFIGRVGLISFIIMIAGRKEPDKYHYPKERVQIG